One segment of Plasmodium vinckei vinckei genome assembly, chromosome: PVVCY_04 DNA contains the following:
- a CDS encoding PIR protein CIR protein: MAESSDNLKDVYKDIFTINDYFYVTDKGHFRVDTKYVELIDEYCHYENNSGNYKCDDYFLWASCSFIYLLKNFKKYGLEYDKFAEYAILWLSYKLNTVQDKCDMNLNNFYTNHIEKNEYYNNIIKDDDTTTYMKIIDKIKDLMDIKEISKFNDPFSILFYLYNAFHDEHVNCTNLSKKANQFAQYFETVNNDSNNIKDSPFSQILSTLSNDYNNLKNNYGNSKCPDFKSRPELTPKKIPVRNSGIDSGQTLGQTPEGTSSSPSILNTVIPGLSTFFVIPVFLGVAYKYSLFGIDKLFQRQYIKKKLKKIKKKMKHNI, encoded by the exons ATGGCAGAGTCAAGTGATAATCTTAAGGATGTg taTAAAGATATTTTTACGATAAATGactatttttatgtgaCGGATAAAGGTCATTTTAGAGTTGATACAAAATACGTAGAATTAATCGACGAATATTGTCATTACGAGAATAATTCAGGAAATTACAAATGTGatgattattttctatGGGCTAGCTgtagttttatttatttgctaaaaaattttaagaaGTATGGTTTagaatatgataaatttgCCGAATACGCTATTTTATGGTTAAGTTATAAACTAAATACAGTGCAAGATAAATGTGATatgaatttaaataatttttatactaatcatatagaaaaaaatgagtattataataatataataaaagatgATGATACTACGacttatatgaaaattatagataaaataaaagatttgatggatattaaagaaatatctaaatttaatgatccatttagtatattattttatttgtataatgCATTTCATGATGAACATGTGAATTGCACAAACCTTTCGAAAAAAGCTAATCAATTTGCTCAATATTTTGAAACAGTCAATAATGattctaataatataaaagacaGTCCATTTAGTCAAATATTGTCTACATTATCAAATGATtataacaatttaaaaaataattatggtAATAGTAAATGCCCCGATTTTAAATCACGTCCAGAATTAACCCCCAAAAAAATTCCTGTAAGAAATTCTGGAATAGATTCTGGACAAACATTGGGACAGACTCCTGAAGGTACATCATCAAGTCCATCGATATTAAACACAGTAATTCCAGGTTTAtcaacattttttgtaataccAGTTTTCTTGGGAGTTGCTTATAAg tattcattatttggaATTGATAAACTATTTCAAagacaatatataaaaaaaaaattaaaaaaaataaagaaaaaaatgaaacataatatatga
- a CDS encoding CIR protein PIR protein produces MDKHKLMCEFIIKGDSYFKGKNVDTTKINKEISIKSYCSNDDCKTNEERINALSVYIYMEFKNLLKGDDYNKYDECLLMWISNILFKIHDKSKDKKTQKGYVDPITLKSAYEKYLEKHKVKGDYWVLFDHIKGLKNANLRYMAEFYMLLNRICKTIVDYKNNGAGSNKLYNYSKKCLDQYINLYLNTSGCKSYLHLLKKLKGIYDDFRVSAIEENPSNNNLATNLKKLITLDGLEINGTKGFISYEFPKKKCNSLDKKAASVQLQSSSKEESPLPQEPEKKESAPQSSELQQIPTALPSPPQAQKQDSASTPPSPEQPKDQLSEQKDSDGSGNNRDGTDSDQVEDGTQSTAGDPFNTGPLIFEIVSKGMEQLNNAREFVGKKKEQLTKVTDTINSLYNTSVSNIKNNFYKFPEFFNNFINNLSIDSKQVENPPDSDDKESDSGGGGDGPSQPQKNSKQTSSETSPSSTEQTQEPRESQDSSENHYSDQNGHESEKPVEGPVIKPEDPEFGVKGNGTIGIGDIFIFKEFKKIGIPIIVIIISITLAIMYKFLVFERRKKLKRKKMKKVTNLFGVNKTT; encoded by the exons ATGGACAAACACAAACTAAtg tgtgaatttattattaaaggTGATAGTTATTTTAAAGGTAAAAATGTCGATACGACGAAAATTAACAAAGAAATATCCATCAAAAGTTATTGTAGTAACGATGATtgtaaaacaaatgaagAACGTATTAATGCTTTGTccgtatatatatatatggaattcaaaaatttattaaaaggtGATGATTATAATAAGTATGATGAATGTTTATTGATGTGGATaagtaatatattatttaagaTACACGACAAAAGCAAAGACAAAAAGACTCAAAAAGGCTATGTCGATCCTATTACTTTAAAAAGTGCTTATGAAAAGTATTTAGAGAAACATAAAGTAAAAGGGGATTATTGGGTTCTTTTTGATCATATAAAGGGTTTGAAAAATGCTAATCTTAGGTATATGGCcgaattttatatgttacTTAATAGAATATGTAAAACAATTGtagattataaaaataacggTGCTGGAAGTAATAaactttataattattctaAAAAATGCCTTGATCAATATATAAacctttatttaaatacttCTGGATGCAAATCATATCTTcatttattgaaaaaattaaaaggtATATATGATGATTTTAGAGTTTCTGCTATTGAGGAAAATCCTTCAAACAATAATTTAGCAACTAATCTTAAAAAACTTATAACACTAGATGGATTAGAGATAAACGGGACGAAAGGCTTTATATCATATGAATTccctaaaaaaaaatgtaattcCCTCGATAAAAAAGCGGCCTCAGTACAATTACAATCTTCTTCAAAAGAAGAATCACCGCTACCACAAGAgccagaaaaaaaagaatcaGCACCACAATCATCAGAGTTACAACAAATACCAACAGCATTGCCATCCCCACCGCAGGCGCAAAAACAAGATTCAGCATCTACACCACCATCCCCTGAACAACCAAAAGATCAATTGAGTGAGCAAAAAGATTCAGATGGCTCAGGTAATAACCGAGATGGGACGGATAGTGATCAAGTAGAAGATGGAACTCAAAGTACGGCAGGGGACCCTTTTAATACTGGACcattaatttttgaaatCGTATCAAAAGGTATGGaacaattaaataatgcTCGCGAGTTTGTtggtaaaaaaaaggaacaACTTACAAAGGTCACGGATACTATTAATAGTTTATATAATACGTCTGTAtctaatataaaaaacaatttctACAAATTTcctgaattttttaataattttattaacaatCTAAGTATTGATTCTAAACAAGTAGAAAACCCTCCTGATTCAGATGATAAAGAATCTGATTCAGGCGGAGGAGGGGATGGCCCATCACAACCccaaaaaaattcaaaacaAACTTCATCAGAAACTTCACCAAGTTCTACAGAACAAACTCAAGAACCACGAGAGTCTCAGGACTCATCTGAAAACCACTATTCTGATCAAAACGGTCACGAATCTGAAAAACCGGTGGAAGGCCCAGTGATTAAACCAGAAGATCCTGAATTTGGAGTAAAAGGAAATGGAACAATAGGAATAggtgatatatttatattcaaagaattcaaaaaaattggaaTTCCAATTAtagttattataatatccATTACTTTAGCTATTATGTACAAg TTTTTGGTATTTGAACGTAgaaagaaattaaaaagaaaaaaaatgaaaaaagttACAAATTTGTTTGGTGTAAATAAAACGACATGA